Proteins found in one Quercus robur chromosome 2, dhQueRobu3.1, whole genome shotgun sequence genomic segment:
- the LOC126713015 gene encoding serine/threonine-protein kinase-like protein CCR4: protein MANNSHLLLFFIICLSFFSCIPFVHSLSTVAISETANQTLICALIKPPNQQAFVLNCTSFPQGIQIPVNPNTSFSGIVAGYGFLCGLISPSSSIMVCWRFSTNGTITSYKRIYGGPAAIKDLDAGNSRICGLVNGTDQLECWQWQRFGDFRPSRDHNFSSVAVGENFVCGLSAIGNITCVGNNANVVGGEPRGNYSVVSAGFRHACAISENNSLDCWGEMAGEKPQGKFISLALGENRSCALWHNETVVCWGENNFSLPERLQGTYFVTIEAKRSVFCGVVKANYSLFCWGNEILDSKLMVFDKVMPGPCSSKCSCGILDLSSAICGQGVYICKPCEGETSPSPPQSHHTSGWNKKMVAYLVVGCVGSSALILVCCFFLYKYCKDRGCRRVHDSGRLDEPGTTPENVPSPRQQQAPPVLEKRLSHLVSLGNGVPMEQFPLQMLLEATNNFSEDHKIGTGSFGSVYRATLDDGREVAIKRAEISTSTPYVNKREEDNDNAFINELEALSRLNHKNLVRLLGFCEDSNERVLVYEYMKNGTLNDHLHKLQGTPLMSWAARIKVALDAARGIEYLHVYAVPPIIHRDIKSSNILLDDTWNAKVSDFGLSLMAPMDEESHLSLLGAGTVGYMDPEYYRLQQLTTKSDVYSFGVVLLEMLSGYKAIHRNENGVPRNVVDFVVPYIAQDEIHRVLDPKVPPPTPFEIEAVAYVGYLAMDCVNLEGRDRPSMTEIVNNLKRALDACLTHPKLSRSSTESST from the coding sequence ATGGCTAATAACTCCCATCTCctactcttttttattatatgctTATCCTTCTTTTCTTGTATTCCATTTGTTCATTCACTATCCACTGTAGCCATTTCAGAGACTGCTAATCAAACACTAATCTGTGCTTTAATTAAGCCCCCTAACCAACAAGCTTTTGTCCTAAACTGTACAAGTTTCCCTCAAGGAATCCAAATTCCTGTGAATCCCAATACATCATTTTCTGGGATAGTAGCTGGATACGGATTTCTTTGTGGGTTAAtttcaccatcttcttcaattATGGTTTGCTGGAGATTCTCTACCAATGGAACTATAACGTCCTACAAGCGTATCTATGGTGGCCCTGCAGCTATCAAAGATCTTGATGCTGGGAATTCTCGCATTTGTGGCCTTGTAAATGGTACCGACCAGCTTGAGTGCTGGCAGTGGCAAAGATTTGGTGACTTTCGTCCAAGCAGGGATCATAACTTTTCAAGTGTTGCTGTGGGTGAGAATTTTGTATGTGGGTTATCAGCAATTGGAAATATTACCTGCGTTGGAAATAATGCTAATGTTGTCGGCGGAGAGCCTCGTGGGAATTACTCTGTGGTCTCTGCCGGATTTAGGCATGCTTGTGCTATCTCTGAAAACAATAGTTTGGATTGCTGGGGAGAGATGGCGGGTGAGAAACCACAGGGAAAGTTCATATCATTGGCTTTAGGAGAAAACCGTAGTTGTGCTCTATGGCATAATGAAACAGTTGTCTGCTGGGGGGAAAATAATTTCAGCCTGCCAGAACGTTTGCAAGGGACTTATTTCGTCACCATTGAAGCAAAGCGCAGTGTTTTCTGTGGAGTTGTGAAAGCAAATTATTCTTTGTTCTGTTGGGGTAATGAAATTCTTGACTCAAAATTAATGGTGTTTGACAAAGTTATGCCAGGGCCATGTAGTAGTAAATGCTCATGCGGTATATTGGACTTGTCTTCCGCCATTTGTGGTCAGGGAGTATATATCTGCAAGCCTTGTGAGGGAGAAACTTCTCCTTCACCACCACAATCCCATCATACCAGTGGTTGGAACAAAAAAATGGTGGCTTACTTAGTAGTGGGGTGTGTGGGATCCTCGGCTCTGATACTagtttgttgtttctttttgtaCAAATATTGCAAGGATAGAGGATGTCGCCGAGTCCATGACTCGGGCCGCTTGGACGAGCCAGGAACTACACCTGAAAATGTTCCAAGCCCACGTCAACAACAAGCACCACCGGTTCTAGAGAAGCGATTGAGCCATTTGGTTAGTTTGGGAAACGGTGTGCCCATGGAACAATTTCCTTTGCAAATGTTACTTGAAGCGACCAACAATTTTTCAGAAGATCACAAGATTGGAACAGGTAGCTTTGGCTCAGTCTACCGAGCCACTTTAGATGATGGCCGAGAAGTGGCTATCAAGCGTGCTGAAATTTCAACGTCTACACCATATGTGAACAAGCGAGAGGAGGACAATGACAATGCTTTCATAAATGAGCTGGAAGCTTTGTCCAGGCTCAATCACAAGAATCTTGTCCGTTTATTGGGATTTTGTGAAGATAGCAATGAGCGTGTATTGGTCTATGAGTACATGAAAAATGGTACCCTTAATGACCATCTTCACAAGCTTCAAGGTACTCCTCTAATGTCATGGGCTGCCCGAATTAAGGTTGCACTAGATGCAGCTAGAGGCATTGAGTATTTACACGTGTATGCAGTTCCACCAATCATACACCGCGATATCAAGTCGTCTAACATATTACTAGACGACACATGGAACGCCAAGGTGTCTGATTTCGGCCTATCATTGATGGCTCCCATGGACGAAGAGTCACACCTTTCACTTCTTGGAGCAGGTACGGTTGGTTACATGGATCCCGAGTACTATAGACTTCAACAATTGACAACCAAAAGTGACGTGTACAGCTTTGGAGTCGTATTGCTCGAAATGTTGTCCGGGTACAAGGCAATTCATAGGAATGAAAACGGGGTGCCCCGAAATGTGGTTGATTTTGTTGTTCCATACATTGCCCAAGACGAAATTCACAGAGTTTTGGACCCAAAAGTACCACCACCTACTCCATTTGAAATAGAGGCAGTGGCATATGTTGGGTACCTAGCAATGGATTGTGTAAATCTAGAAGGTAGAGATCGTCCCTCGATGACTGAAattgtaaataacctgaaaagagCCTTGGACGCTTGTCTAACGCACCCAAAACTATCTCGGTCCTCGACGGAGTCTTCAACATAG